A genome region from Yoonia vestfoldensis includes the following:
- a CDS encoding peptidase, protein MTYCIGMQLDHGLVFMSDTRTNAGVDNFSTSKKMFHWHVPGERMITIMTAGNLATTQAMVSLLRERSITTEDRNPSILREATMFQIARLVGATLKEVIAESSLSGQSAEQFAASAIVGGQIKGGQPTIFLIYPQGNFIEITPDTPFFQIGETKYGKPILVRAYDPMMSFEEAVKLLLVSFDSTVKSNLSVGLPFDLQIYDKDSFAQGRTLRIDDDDPVYQAISSGWGDALKEAFQHLPSYKV, encoded by the coding sequence ATGACCTATTGCATCGGAATGCAGCTCGACCATGGGCTGGTGTTCATGTCCGACACCCGCACCAATGCGGGCGTCGACAATTTCTCGACCAGCAAGAAGATGTTCCATTGGCATGTGCCGGGCGAGCGGATGATCACCATCATGACCGCTGGCAATCTGGCCACGACCCAGGCCATGGTCAGCCTGCTGCGCGAACGCTCGATCACGACCGAGGACCGCAACCCCAGCATCCTGCGCGAAGCCACCATGTTCCAGATCGCCCGGCTGGTCGGTGCCACCTTGAAAGAGGTGATCGCCGAAAGCAGCCTGAGCGGGCAATCGGCCGAACAATTCGCGGCCTCGGCCATTGTCGGCGGCCAGATCAAGGGCGGTCAGCCCACGATTTTCCTGATCTATCCGCAGGGCAATTTCATCGAGATCACCCCCGATACCCCGTTTTTCCAGATCGGAGAGACGAAATATGGCAAGCCGATCCTTGTGCGCGCCTATGACCCGATGATGAGCTTTGAAGAGGCGGTCAAACTCTTGCTGGTGTCTTTTGATTCCACCGTCAAATCGAACCTGTCGGTCGGACTGCCCTTTGATCTGCAAATCTATGACAAGGATAGTTTCGCCCAAGGCCGCACCCTGCGCATTGATGATGATGATCCGGTTTATCAAGCAATCTCAAGCGGTTGGGGCGATGCTTTGAAAGAGGCGTTTCAGCATCTGCCATCCTATAAGGTCTAA
- a CDS encoding NADH:flavin oxidoreductase, which produces MSTNPLLQPYQLKHLTLRNRIMTTSHEPAYPEDGMPKARYAAYHAERAKAGVALTMTAGSAAVSRDSPPVFNNILAYKDEVVPWIKNLTDACHDHGCAVMIQLTHLGRRTGWAKGDWLPSVSSSRHREPAHRAFPKLAEDWDIARIITDFADAAERMQAGGMDGIELQVYGHLLDQFWSPLTNDLDGPYGGQSLDSRMQLLRDVLTACRKRVGDDFIIGLRYTADEAAAGGITPEEGITISKKLADTGMVDFLNVIKGRIHTDPAMTDVIPVQGMKSAPHLDFAGAVKQATGLPTFHAARIPDVATARHAIQAGLLDMVGMTRAHMADPHILRKIMDGREDDIRPCVGATYCLDRIYQAGEALCIHNAATGRELTMPHDIAPAPAARKVVIIGAGPAGLEAARVAAARGHAVTVFEAQPDPGGQIRLTAQNPRRREMIGIIDWRMAQCAARDVSFHFNTWAEAADVTALAPDVVIVATGGLPNTQLFEQKEENPLVVSAWDIISGDVKPGQDVLIYDESGDHPGLMAAEVVANTGASVEVMTPDRSFAPEIMGMNLVPYMRALQDKDVTFTVTRRLLDVTREGNRLRAVIGTDYSTFTKQKTYDQIVVNYGTLPLDDLYFDLKPLSRNLGEVDQDALISGRAQAVATNPEGAFQLFRIGDAVSARNIHAAIYDALRLVKDL; this is translated from the coding sequence ATGTCCACCAACCCTTTGTTGCAGCCCTATCAGCTTAAACATCTGACCCTGCGCAACCGGATCATGACCACCAGCCATGAACCCGCCTATCCCGAGGACGGGATGCCCAAGGCACGCTATGCCGCCTATCATGCCGAACGGGCCAAGGCGGGGGTGGCGCTGACCATGACCGCAGGATCCGCCGCCGTGTCGCGTGACAGCCCGCCGGTGTTCAATAACATCCTTGCCTACAAGGACGAGGTCGTGCCCTGGATCAAGAACCTGACCGATGCCTGCCATGACCACGGCTGCGCGGTGATGATCCAACTGACGCATCTGGGGCGGCGCACCGGCTGGGCCAAGGGCGACTGGCTGCCTTCTGTTTCTTCTTCGCGGCACCGCGAGCCGGCGCATCGGGCCTTTCCCAAACTGGCCGAGGATTGGGATATCGCGCGGATCATCACCGATTTCGCGGATGCGGCCGAACGGATGCAGGCCGGTGGCATGGACGGGATCGAATTGCAGGTCTACGGCCATCTGCTTGATCAATTCTGGTCGCCGCTGACCAATGATCTGGACGGGCCTTACGGGGGGCAAAGCCTCGATAGCCGGATGCAATTGCTGCGCGATGTGCTGACAGCCTGTCGCAAACGGGTGGGCGACGATTTCATCATCGGCCTGCGTTACACGGCGGACGAGGCAGCGGCGGGTGGCATCACCCCCGAGGAAGGCATCACAATTTCCAAAAAGCTGGCCGATACCGGCATGGTCGATTTTCTGAACGTCATCAAAGGCCGCATCCATACCGATCCTGCGATGACCGATGTGATCCCCGTGCAGGGCATGAAAAGCGCGCCGCATCTGGATTTCGCAGGCGCCGTGAAACAGGCAACAGGATTGCCGACCTTCCATGCCGCGCGCATCCCCGATGTGGCCACCGCACGCCATGCGATACAGGCCGGATTGCTGGATATGGTCGGCATGACGCGGGCGCATATGGCCGACCCGCATATCCTGCGCAAGATCATGGACGGGCGCGAGGATGACATCCGCCCCTGTGTGGGGGCCACCTATTGCCTTGACCGGATCTATCAGGCGGGCGAGGCGCTTTGCATCCATAACGCTGCCACCGGGCGCGAATTGACCATGCCGCATGACATCGCCCCCGCCCCTGCGGCGCGCAAGGTCGTGATCATCGGTGCGGGGCCAGCGGGGCTAGAGGCTGCGCGCGTTGCCGCCGCACGCGGCCATGCCGTCACCGTATTCGAGGCCCAGCCCGACCCCGGCGGCCAGATCCGGCTGACCGCACAGAACCCGCGCCGGCGCGAAATGATCGGCATCATCGATTGGCGCATGGCGCAATGTGCCGCGCGCGATGTGAGCTTTCATTTCAACACCTGGGCCGAGGCTGCCGATGTGACCGCCCTTGCCCCCGATGTGGTGATCGTGGCGACGGGCGGGCTGCCCAATACGCAGCTCTTTGAACAAAAAGAGGAAAATCCGCTGGTGGTCAGCGCCTGGGATATCATCTCGGGCGATGTCAAACCGGGCCAGGATGTGCTGATCTATGATGAAAGCGGCGATCATCCCGGCCTGATGGCAGCAGAGGTCGTGGCCAATACCGGCGCAAGCGTCGAGGTGATGACGCCCGACCGCAGCTTTGCGCCTGAAATCATGGGGATGAACCTTGTGCCCTATATGCGCGCTTTGCAGGATAAGGATGTGACCTTCACCGTCACCCGCCGCCTGCTGGATGTCACCCGCGAGGGCAACCGGCTGCGCGCGGTGATCGGCACCGATTACAGCACCTTCACCAAGCAAAAGACCTATGACCAGATCGTGGTGAATTACGGGACCTTGCCGCTGGATGATCTTTATTTCGACCTCAAGCCCTTGTCGCGCAATCTGGGCGAGGTTGATCAGGACGCGCTGATATCGGGGCGCGCGCAAGCGGTCGCGACCAATCCGGAGGGCGCGTTCCAGCTGTTTCGGATCGGGGATGCGGTCAGCGCGCGCAATATCCATGCGGCGATCTATGATGCGCTGCGGCTGGTAAAGGATCTGTAA
- a CDS encoding 50S ribosomal protein L21, which produces MFAVLKTGGKQYKVASGDVLRVEKLAAKAGDKIQFNEILMVGATVGAPLVAGAGVQAEVIDQIKGEKTINYVKRRRKHGSQRKKGHRQQLTLVRIADILETGADKSGVMAAVSGAGIKMDITPRVNPKGIAKPKKAAAPKAAAAETGGDDLKKLSGVGPALEKKLQAAGVTSFAQIAAWSEEDVAAFDEKLSFKGRIAREGWVAQAAELSKA; this is translated from the coding sequence ATGTTTGCGGTTCTCAAAACCGGCGGCAAGCAGTATAAAGTCGCCTCTGGCGATGTGCTGCGCGTCGAAAAGCTGGCGGCAAAAGCTGGCGACAAGATCCAGTTCAACGAGATTCTGATGGTCGGTGCGACCGTTGGCGCGCCTTTGGTGGCCGGTGCCGGCGTTCAGGCCGAGGTGATCGACCAGATCAAGGGCGAAAAGACCATCAATTACGTCAAGCGTCGTCGTAAGCATGGCAGCCAGCGCAAGAAAGGCCATCGTCAGCAACTGACCCTGGTGCGGATCGCCGATATCCTGGAAACAGGTGCCGACAAATCCGGCGTCATGGCCGCCGTATCCGGTGCTGGCATCAAGATGGACATCACGCCCCGCGTGAACCCCAAAGGCATCGCCAAGCCCAAGAAAGCCGCAGCGCCCAAAGCCGCCGCAGCCGAAACCGGTGGCGATGATCTGAAAAAGCTGTCGGGCGTCGGCCCGGCGCTGGAAAAGAAATTGCAGGCCGCTGGCGTGACATCTTTCGCACAGATCGCCGCTTGGTCCGAAGAGGATGTCGCTGCATTTGACGAAAAGCTGTCGTTCAAAGGCCGCATCGCACGTGAAGGCTGGGTTGCGCAAGCAGCCGAGCTGTCCAAAGCTTAA
- a CDS encoding GlsB/YeaQ/YmgE family stress response membrane protein, with amino-acid sequence MALLWIIIIGFVAGLIARAITPGDHHPSGFLRTTALGIIGAVVASFVGQTLGLYGTGQGAGIIGAAIGAVLVLTVWGYLQKRR; translated from the coding sequence ATGGCGCTTCTCTGGATCATCATCATCGGCTTTGTCGCGGGGCTGATCGCGCGGGCTATCACGCCGGGCGATCACCATCCCTCAGGCTTTCTGCGCACCACGGCGCTGGGGATTATCGGGGCTGTCGTGGCGTCTTTTGTCGGGCAGACGCTGGGGCTATATGGGACGGGGCAGGGCGCAGGCATCATCGGTGCCGCCATCGGCGCGGTGCTGGTGCTGACGGTCTGGGGCTATCTGCAAAAGCGGCGCTAG
- a CDS encoding DUF2059 domain-containing protein — MLRRLFLSLVAVLSFAGGLAGPLVGPSYAQDGDADALFDLVGMPQIVAVMRDEGLDYGKTIAQDMFPAGMTPRWAAHLDRIYDADRLVAQMRSAFVTALEGQDLAPALAFYGAPLGQRIVAGEVAARRAMLDPAMDAASKEFAAEQALADTPRYQLISDFIAANDLIEANVVGGLNANFAFVDALVSGGATLPGVSADDLLADVWAQEDQIRRSTTEWLSAFLLLAYAPLQDQEIAELTAFSQTQEGRAMTQALFIAFDQIFVQLSRELGSAASGFIISQDL; from the coding sequence ATGTTGCGCCGCCTGTTTTTGTCGCTTGTTGCCGTGCTGAGCTTTGCCGGGGGGCTTGCGGGGCCTTTGGTTGGACCCAGCTATGCCCAGGATGGCGATGCCGATGCCTTGTTCGATCTGGTCGGCATGCCGCAGATCGTTGCGGTGATGCGCGACGAGGGGCTGGATTACGGCAAAACCATCGCGCAAGACATGTTTCCCGCAGGGATGACCCCCCGCTGGGCCGCGCATCTGGACCGGATCTATGATGCCGACAGATTGGTCGCACAGATGCGCAGCGCCTTTGTCACAGCGCTGGAGGGGCAGGATCTGGCACCGGCGCTGGCCTTTTACGGCGCGCCGCTGGGCCAGCGCATCGTCGCGGGCGAGGTCGCGGCACGCCGCGCGATGCTGGACCCCGCCATGGATGCCGCAAGCAAGGAATTTGCCGCCGAACAGGCGCTGGCCGATACGCCGCGCTATCAGCTGATCAGTGATTTCATCGCCGCCAATGACCTGATCGAGGCCAATGTCGTCGGCGGGCTGAATGCCAATTTCGCCTTTGTTGATGCGCTGGTTTCGGGCGGGGCCACTTTGCCCGGTGTCAGCGCCGATGATCTGCTGGCCGATGTCTGGGCGCAAGAGGACCAGATCCGCCGCAGCACGACCGAGTGGCTGAGCGCCTTTTTGCTGCTGGCCTATGCGCCCTTGCAGGATCAAGAGATCGCGGAATTGACCGCCTTTAGCCAGACCCAAGAAGGCCGCGCGATGACGCAGGCGCTGTTCATCGCCTTTGACCAGATTTTTGTGCAGCTGTCGCGCGAATTGGGCTCGGCGGCTTCTGGCTTTATCATCAGCCAGGACCTGTAA
- a CDS encoding transglutaminase family protein — MQLTITHTTSYGYDMPVDFALQRLRLRPLSNPMQNVEDWHIDITGGRIEASYLDHYGNHTDLVSVTPGVAAVEITARGQVTTHDKAGVLGMVYGRAPLWHFAQATPLTAAGAGVRDFARVLGKMKDPLTSLHDLSNAIRDALPYRTGVTGADTTAEQAVKIGAGVCQDHAQIFIAALRMRGLAARYVSGYLMINDITDQDAAHAWAEAHVEGLGWVGFDISNGVAPDEKYVRVAIGPDASCAAPIKGMRKGPSSETLIVSLQVQQ, encoded by the coding sequence TGCGGCTGCGGCCCTTGTCGAACCCGATGCAGAATGTCGAGGATTGGCATATCGACATCACCGGCGGGCGGATCGAGGCCAGCTATCTGGACCATTACGGCAATCACACCGATCTGGTCAGCGTCACACCCGGGGTTGCGGCGGTCGAGATTACCGCGCGCGGGCAGGTCACGACCCATGACAAGGCGGGCGTGCTGGGCATGGTCTATGGCCGCGCGCCTTTGTGGCATTTTGCACAGGCAACACCGCTGACCGCTGCGGGCGCCGGGGTGCGCGATTTCGCCCGCGTCTTGGGCAAGATGAAAGACCCGCTGACATCGTTGCATGATCTGTCCAATGCGATCCGCGATGCGCTGCCCTATCGCACCGGCGTGACCGGGGCGGATACGACTGCGGAACAGGCGGTCAAGATCGGCGCGGGCGTCTGTCAGGACCATGCGCAGATTTTCATCGCCGCCCTGCGGATGCGCGGCCTTGCTGCGCGCTATGTCAGCGGCTATCTGATGATCAACGACATCACCGATCAAGATGCCGCCCATGCCTGGGCCGAAGCCCATGTCGAAGGGTTGGGCTGGGTCGGGTTTGATATTTCCAATGGCGTCGCACCGGATGAAAAATACGTCCGCGTCGCCATTGGCCCCGATGCCAGCTGTGCCGCCCCGATCAAGGGGATGCGCAAAGGCCCTTCCAGCGAGACGCTGATTGTATCTTTACAAGTTCAACAGTAG